The following proteins come from a genomic window of Mariniflexile sp. TRM1-10:
- a CDS encoding 3-oxoacyl-ACP synthase III family protein yields the protein MNIKITGTGSYIPDTIEKNDAFHEHAFLNTDGSVINHPNDVIIEKFQAITGIAERRYANSHLNSSDIGFFAAEKAITDAKIDPETIDYIIVAHNFGDVKHNTIQSDILPSLAVRIKHNLRIKNPKCVAYDILFGCPGWIEGVIQAKAFIQSGMAKRCLVIGTETLSRVIDKHDRDAMIFSDGAGATIIEATEEAGGILAHETVSFTYDEAYYLYFGNSNNQNLCKDTRYIKMDGRKIYEFALLHVPQAMKTCLDSSGTAIEDVKKIFIHQANEKMDEAILKRFYRLYKTEIPENIMPMSIQTLGNSSVATIPTLLDLVRNHKLKNHNLNEGDVVIFASVGAGMHINAIVYKY from the coding sequence ATGAATATTAAAATTACCGGTACTGGAAGCTACATCCCAGATACCATTGAAAAAAACGATGCTTTCCACGAACATGCATTTTTAAATACCGATGGTTCAGTAATTAACCATCCTAATGATGTTATTATTGAAAAATTTCAAGCCATTACAGGCATTGCTGAAAGGCGTTACGCAAACTCCCATTTAAATTCTTCCGACATCGGTTTTTTTGCAGCCGAAAAAGCCATCACGGATGCTAAAATAGATCCCGAAACCATCGACTACATTATTGTTGCCCATAATTTTGGAGACGTTAAACATAATACCATTCAAAGCGATATTCTTCCGTCATTAGCCGTAAGAATAAAACATAATTTACGTATTAAAAACCCTAAATGTGTCGCTTACGATATCCTTTTTGGATGCCCAGGTTGGATTGAAGGCGTTATTCAAGCAAAAGCATTTATTCAATCAGGCATGGCGAAACGCTGTTTGGTTATCGGTACCGAAACCCTTTCAAGAGTGATCGATAAACATGACAGAGATGCTATGATTTTTTCTGATGGAGCAGGCGCCACTATTATTGAAGCAACCGAAGAAGCTGGTGGTATTTTAGCCCATGAAACAGTAAGTTTTACTTATGATGAAGCCTACTATTTGTACTTTGGAAACTCCAACAATCAAAACCTTTGTAAAGATACCCGCTACATAAAAATGGACGGACGTAAAATTTATGAATTTGCACTTCTTCATGTACCACAAGCCATGAAAACGTGTTTAGACAGCAGTGGTACAGCCATTGAAGATGTTAAAAAGATTTTTATCCACCAAGCCAATGAGAAAATGGATGAAGCTATTTTAAAACGCTTTTACCGACTTTACAAAACCGAAATACCGGAAAACATCATGCCTATGAGTATCCAAACCTTAGGAAACAGTTCGGTAGCAACAATCCCCACACTTTTAGATTTGGTAAGAAACCATAAATTAAAAAACCACAACCTTAACGAAGGTGATGTTGTTATATTTGCAAGCGTTGGTGCAGGCATGCATATTAATGCCATTGTTTATAAATATTAA
- a CDS encoding methyltransferase produces the protein MYEKTFPNKRFKHTIQFLKKHISTSEPILDLGVENPFSNIMKQHGFKVENTTGEDLDFDTSAIENSNATVITAFEIFEHLLSPFTVLQSIKTDKLIASVPLKLWFSSAYRSKTDMLDRHYHEFEDWQFDWLLEKTGWKIIDRQKWTNPTKKLGIRPVLRWFTPRYYIVCAERIKNPNS, from the coding sequence ATGTACGAAAAAACATTTCCTAATAAACGGTTTAAGCATACCATTCAATTTTTAAAAAAGCATATTTCAACTTCAGAACCTATTTTAGATTTGGGTGTTGAAAATCCGTTTTCAAACATTATGAAACAACATGGTTTTAAGGTTGAAAACACAACAGGAGAAGATTTAGATTTTGATACCTCAGCTATTGAAAATTCAAATGCTACCGTAATAACAGCATTCGAAATTTTCGAACATTTATTATCACCTTTTACTGTACTTCAATCTATAAAAACCGACAAACTAATAGCCAGTGTTCCCTTAAAATTATGGTTTTCTTCAGCTTACAGAAGCAAAACCGATATGCTAGACAGGCATTATCACGAATTTGAAGATTGGCAATTCGATTGGTTACTAGAAAAAACAGGATGGAAAATTATTGATAGACAGAAATGGACAAACCCAACCAAAAAACTTGGAATTCGCCCCGTTTTACGTTGGTTTACTCCAAGATATTACATTGTTTGTGCTGAAAGAATTAAAAACCCCAATTCTTAA
- a CDS encoding glycosyltransferase family 2 protein, with protein sequence MNFYIIIPAHNEQDFIGMTLESLSNQTLLPKKVVVVNDHSSDATQEIVSKFAKQHSWISLVNTTSFDAHVPGSKIINAFYKGFETLDANYDVICKFDADLIFPNNYLEQLASHFKNNEKLGMASGFCYIKKNSDWILENLTNKDHIRGALKSYKKDCFLEIGKLKPSMGWDTVDELLAKFYGWDILTDASLQVKHLKPTGISYNKASKYLQGEAMYKMRYGLVITLISAIKLAYKKSSLGLFKDYLVGYFKAKKHKIDFLVTEEEGKFIRDLRWKGMLNKLK encoded by the coding sequence TTGAATTTCTACATCATCATTCCGGCACATAACGAACAAGATTTTATTGGCATGACCTTGGAGTCACTTAGCAATCAAACTCTTTTACCCAAAAAAGTGGTAGTCGTCAATGACCATTCGTCGGATGCAACGCAGGAAATTGTGTCAAAATTTGCTAAACAACATTCCTGGATTTCTTTAGTTAATACAACATCTTTTGATGCACATGTACCAGGTTCCAAAATTATAAATGCATTTTATAAAGGGTTTGAAACTTTAGATGCCAACTATGATGTGATTTGTAAGTTTGATGCCGATTTAATTTTTCCTAACAATTATTTAGAACAACTTGCTAGTCATTTTAAAAACAATGAAAAATTGGGTATGGCTTCGGGGTTTTGCTATATTAAAAAAAATAGTGATTGGATTTTAGAAAACTTAACGAACAAAGATCACATTCGGGGTGCTTTAAAATCCTATAAAAAAGACTGTTTTTTAGAAATAGGCAAGTTAAAACCTTCTATGGGCTGGGACACGGTTGATGAATTACTTGCTAAGTTTTATGGCTGGGACATCTTAACCGATGCCTCTTTACAGGTAAAACACTTAAAACCCACTGGAATTAGCTACAACAAAGCCTCAAAATATTTGCAAGGCGAAGCCATGTACAAAATGCGTTATGGATTAGTAATTACCTTAATTTCCGCTATTAAATTGGCTTATAAAAAAAGTAGTCTGGGTCTGTTTAAAGATTATTTAGTTGGTTATTTTAAAGCTAAAAAACATAAGATTGACTTTTTAGTGACTGAAGAAGAAGGAAAATTTATTCGAGATTTACGTTGGAAAGGCATGTTGAACAAACTGAAATAA
- a CDS encoding DNA/RNA non-specific endonuclease, with protein MNSKTKYTLLAIIFVLGVYGYEHFLKIEEIAEVINNGKEVKSNTNEYFLPISTTGQIIHHEGYSLSYSEPYEQAEWVAYELKKSHLSNTNFKRPYFEVDKAVKTGAASWKNYRNSGYDRGHLCPAGDRKYSKQAHDETFLTSNITPQEHAFNSGIWNTLEQKVRYWASKYDGVFVVTGGVLKGNMKTIGSEKVAVPNQFYKVLIDVGSGKVKMIAFLMPHENSNKPLYDFVVSVDSIEKLTGIDFFPQLEDALEDRLESSSSYKDWSFN; from the coding sequence TTGAACAGTAAAACAAAATACACACTATTAGCCATAATATTTGTCTTGGGTGTTTATGGCTATGAGCATTTTTTAAAGATTGAAGAAATAGCCGAAGTCATAAATAATGGTAAAGAAGTAAAATCGAATACCAACGAATATTTTTTACCAATAAGCACAACAGGGCAAATAATACACCACGAAGGGTATTCGCTTTCTTATAGCGAACCCTACGAACAAGCTGAGTGGGTAGCTTACGAGTTAAAGAAATCTCATCTATCGAATACCAATTTCAAACGCCCTTATTTTGAAGTTGATAAAGCGGTTAAAACAGGAGCAGCCAGTTGGAAAAACTATAGAAACTCAGGGTACGACCGCGGGCATTTATGTCCAGCAGGCGATAGAAAATATAGCAAACAAGCTCATGATGAAACGTTTTTAACAAGTAATATTACACCACAAGAACATGCATTTAATTCCGGAATTTGGAATACTTTAGAACAAAAAGTACGCTATTGGGCAAGTAAATACGATGGTGTTTTTGTAGTTACAGGAGGTGTTTTGAAAGGAAATATGAAAACTATTGGAAGTGAAAAGGTAGCAGTCCCCAATCAATTTTACAAAGTGTTGATTGATGTTGGTTCTGGGAAAGTTAAAATGATAGCATTTTTAATGCCCCATGAAAATTCCAATAAACCACTGTATGATTTTGTAGTTTCGGTAGATTCTATTGAAAAACTTACTGGAATTGATTTCTTTCCACAGTTAGAAGATGCTTTGGAAGACAGACTTGAATCGTCAAGTAGTTATAAAGACTGGAGTTTTAATTAG
- the pafA gene encoding alkaline phosphatase PafA, producing the protein MIKNIVSFLFLSIFVFSSKAQSQVVSSKQNDNPKLVVGIVVDQMRYDYLTRFYNKYGEGGFKRMMNEGYNCKNNHFNYIPTYTGPGHASVYTGTTPKYHGIIGNNWYDKELKKSVYCAGDETVQSVGTTDEVGQMSPHRMKTTTFSDENRLFTQMRGKTIGVALKDRGAILPAGHTANAAYWFHGKDEGNWISSTFYVNELPKWVLNFNKKKSVASYFKEWNTYYDMSTYTESGSDLNNFEGGFKGKETATFPYDLEALKTQNGNYEILKISAYGNDITTDFALAAIDGEQLGKDNYTDILALSYSTPDYVGHNFGVNSKEVQDTYIRLDKNLERLFNYLDANVGKNQYTVFLTADHAAVDVPAYLQTVKIPAGYIDSKAQKNKFIEFVEAEFGTADLIENVSNNQVFLNRSKLKELDLDLDDVQNAIVNEIINYEYIDKAYTATTMSSTEFNSGIEALLQRGFNQKKSGDVIFVYDPAFISYSKTGSTHGSGLNYDTHVPLLFFGKGIKHGDTFQKTKITDIAPTMSALLGISFPNGAIGQPLEFVLE; encoded by the coding sequence ATGATAAAAAATATCGTTTCCTTTCTTTTTTTGTCCATTTTCGTTTTTTCCAGCAAAGCACAAAGTCAAGTTGTTTCGAGCAAACAAAATGATAACCCAAAGTTAGTGGTAGGTATTGTAGTAGATCAAATGCGATACGATTACTTAACACGCTTTTATAATAAATATGGTGAAGGCGGTTTTAAGCGCATGATGAATGAAGGGTATAACTGTAAGAACAATCATTTTAATTACATTCCTACTTATACGGGACCTGGGCATGCATCGGTTTATACAGGGACAACACCAAAGTATCATGGTATTATTGGGAATAATTGGTATGACAAAGAACTTAAAAAAAGCGTGTACTGTGCTGGTGATGAAACAGTGCAGTCCGTTGGAACAACAGATGAAGTGGGGCAAATGTCGCCTCATAGAATGAAAACAACCACTTTTTCAGATGAAAACAGATTGTTTACCCAAATGCGAGGAAAAACTATTGGTGTTGCTTTAAAGGATAGAGGCGCTATTTTACCGGCAGGTCATACTGCCAATGCAGCGTATTGGTTTCATGGAAAAGACGAAGGCAACTGGATTTCGAGTACATTTTATGTAAATGAATTGCCAAAGTGGGTTTTGAATTTTAACAAAAAGAAATCAGTCGCTTCGTATTTTAAAGAATGGAATACCTATTATGATATGTCTACTTATACCGAAAGTGGTTCTGATTTGAACAACTTTGAAGGTGGTTTTAAAGGCAAAGAAACAGCAACGTTTCCATATGATTTGGAAGCTTTAAAAACCCAAAATGGTAATTACGAAATCTTGAAAATTTCAGCTTATGGTAATGATATCACTACTGATTTTGCACTTGCAGCCATTGATGGTGAGCAACTTGGTAAAGATAATTATACGGATATTTTAGCATTAAGTTACTCGACTCCAGATTATGTTGGGCATAATTTTGGCGTAAATTCTAAAGAAGTACAAGATACTTACATCCGTTTAGATAAAAATTTAGAACGCTTATTTAATTATTTAGATGCCAATGTTGGAAAAAACCAATATACGGTGTTTTTAACTGCCGATCACGCAGCTGTTGATGTGCCTGCATATTTGCAAACGGTAAAGATACCTGCGGGCTACATCGATTCTAAAGCGCAAAAGAACAAATTTATTGAGTTTGTTGAAGCTGAATTTGGAACTGCCGATTTAATTGAAAACGTAAGCAACAACCAAGTGTTTTTAAACAGATCGAAACTAAAAGAGCTCGATTTAGATTTAGATGATGTTCAAAATGCTATAGTAAATGAAATTATTAATTATGAGTACATAGATAAAGCCTACACAGCAACGACAATGAGTTCAACAGAGTTTAATTCTGGTATTGAAGCCTTATTGCAAAGGGGTTTTAACCAAAAAAAATCTGGCGATGTTATTTTTGTTTACGACCCTGCATTTATTTCTTATAGTAAAACAGGTTCAACACACGGTTCGGGTTTAAATTACGACACACATGTACCACTTTTATTCTTCGGAAAAGGGATTAAGCACGGCGACACTTTTCAAAAAACCAAAATAACTGATATCGCCCCAACCATGTCGGCACTTTTAGGAATTAGTTTTCCTAATGGGGCTATCGGTCAACCCCTAGAATTTGTTTTAGAATAG
- a CDS encoding MlaE family ABC transporter permease has product MTYLHNIGAYFIMIAEMFRKPTKWSVMKKLIFKDIDDLIIGSLGIIAFISFFVGGVITIQTALNISNPLIPKYLVGFATRQSVVLEFAPTFTSIIMAGKVGSFITSSIGTMRVTEQIDALEVMGINSLNYLIFPKAIALMLYPFAIAIGMFLGILGGMAACVYGGFSSLEDYIYGIQTDFIPFHITYAFIKTFVFAFVLATIPAFHGYYMKGGALEVGKASTTSFVWTSVVIILLNYFLTQMLLS; this is encoded by the coding sequence ATGACCTATCTACATAATATTGGTGCTTATTTTATAATGATTGCCGAAATGTTTCGCAAACCCACCAAGTGGTCTGTGATGAAAAAGTTGATATTTAAAGATATTGACGATTTAATTATTGGCTCTTTAGGCATCATTGCTTTTATATCGTTTTTCGTTGGTGGCGTTATTACCATTCAAACGGCACTAAACATAAGCAATCCGCTAATCCCTAAATATTTGGTGGGGTTTGCCACTAGGCAATCGGTAGTTTTAGAATTTGCCCCCACCTTTACCTCTATTATTATGGCAGGAAAAGTGGGCTCGTTTATAACTTCCAGTATTGGCACCATGCGGGTTACCGAGCAAATTGACGCTCTTGAAGTTATGGGCATAAACTCGTTAAACTATTTAATATTCCCTAAAGCCATTGCTCTAATGCTGTACCCTTTTGCCATTGCTATTGGCATGTTTTTAGGCATTCTTGGTGGTATGGCTGCCTGTGTTTATGGAGGTTTTAGCTCGTTAGAAGATTATATTTATGGCATTCAAACAGATTTTATTCCTTTTCATATTACCTATGCATTTATAAAAACCTTTGTTTTTGCTTTTGTTTTGGCAACGATTCCTGCCTTTCATGGGTATTATATGAAAGGCGGCGCTCTTGAAGTAGGGAAAGCAAGTACCACATCGTTTGTGTGGACCAGCGTTGTTATCATACTTTTAAATTATTTCCTAACTCAAATGCTTTTAAGTTAA
- a CDS encoding ABC transporter ATP-binding protein: MIEVKDLHKSFSGVEVLKGISTTFEKGKTNLVIGQSGSGKTVFLKCLLGLFDYEEGCIAYDGKVFSELTEDEKRNLRGEIGMVFQGSALFDSMTIAENVMFPLRMFTKQSKSEMEDRVNFVLNRVNLADAHKKKPSEASGGMQKRVAIARAIVNKPKYLFCDEPNSGLDPKTAIVIDNLIKEITEEYDITTVINSHDMNSVMEIGEKIVFLKNGLKAWEGSKKTIFKTDNEVVTDFVYSSELMKKVRQMYIEERQ, translated from the coding sequence ATGATAGAAGTTAAAGATTTACATAAGTCATTTAGTGGTGTTGAAGTCTTAAAAGGCATTAGTACTACTTTTGAAAAGGGAAAAACCAACCTTGTTATTGGACAAAGTGGCTCGGGTAAAACCGTATTTTTAAAATGTTTGTTAGGATTATTTGATTATGAAGAAGGCTGTATTGCTTATGATGGTAAAGTTTTTTCTGAACTAACCGAAGATGAAAAACGTAATTTACGAGGCGAAATTGGCATGGTATTTCAAGGAAGTGCCTTATTTGATTCGATGACGATTGCCGAAAACGTGATGTTTCCACTGCGTATGTTTACAAAACAAAGTAAAAGTGAAATGGAAGACCGCGTTAATTTTGTTTTAAACCGCGTTAATTTAGCTGACGCTCATAAAAAGAAGCCTAGTGAAGCTTCGGGCGGTATGCAAAAACGTGTTGCCATTGCCAGAGCTATTGTTAACAAACCAAAATATTTGTTTTGTGACGAGCCAAATTCTGGCTTAGATCCAAAAACTGCTATTGTAATAGATAATCTTATAAAAGAGATTACCGAAGAATATGATATTACCACTGTAATAAACTCACATGACATGAACTCGGTAATGGAAATTGGTGAAAAAATAGTGTTTTTAAAAAATGGTTTAAAAGCTTGGGAAGGTTCTAAAAAAACCATTTTTAAAACGGATAACGAAGTGGTAACCGACTTTGTTTACTCGTCTGAGTTAATGAAAAAAGTGAGACAAATGTACATTGAAGAGAGGCAATAA
- a CDS encoding DUF389 domain-containing protein produces MEENNSDKSKKVEQTKEAVKQDAIGLLASIKRFFSELLDFREDTDRDATIQAIKNDIPFKGATAWILVCSIFVASVGLNANSTAVVIGAMLISPLMGPILGIGLSVSINDIDTLRKSLINFGVMIFLSVLTAFLFFWLFPLSEESSELLARTKPDIRDVLIAFFGGLALIIARTKRGTIASVIFGVAIATALMPPLCTVGYGLSVALEDDFAKGMKFALGALYLFTINTIFIALATFLVVKVLKFPMLKYVNSAKRRRTGRIATFLAIIVMIPALWTFVKVLSESRFERDARNFINKELSALPHADYIIKNASYKYSDSDKLISSIELNTFGLDEIPESTIALLEDRLKKYDALKNVNLIFNQNRNKNLDNLKYMEQIRYRDSIDMLSQSQKIVFLEGKLKSLAKLEAQQIPFDKLTKEVKINYENVSRLSYSTVITSNFSKIDTLSVFTVKWNEGSIKEANILKQQNQLERWLKQRFDLDSLVIKREK; encoded by the coding sequence ATGGAAGAAAACAACTCTGATAAATCAAAGAAAGTTGAGCAGACTAAAGAAGCTGTAAAACAAGACGCCATAGGTTTGTTGGCTAGCATTAAACGTTTTTTTAGTGAATTATTAGACTTTCGTGAAGATACCGACCGTGACGCTACCATACAAGCCATAAAAAATGATATTCCATTTAAAGGTGCCACAGCTTGGATTTTGGTATGCTCTATTTTTGTAGCGTCAGTTGGTCTTAATGCAAATTCTACAGCGGTTGTTATTGGTGCCATGTTAATTTCCCCATTAATGGGGCCTATTTTAGGTATTGGCTTATCAGTGTCTATTAATGATATTGATACACTAAGAAAATCATTAATCAATTTTGGTGTCATGATTTTTTTAAGTGTGTTAACAGCATTTTTATTTTTTTGGCTATTTCCGTTAAGCGAAGAATCTTCAGAATTATTAGCAAGAACAAAACCCGATATTCGAGATGTTTTAATTGCTTTTTTTGGTGGATTGGCCTTAATAATAGCACGTACAAAAAGAGGAACCATTGCCTCTGTAATTTTTGGTGTAGCTATAGCAACCGCCTTAATGCCACCTTTATGTACGGTAGGGTACGGACTTTCGGTAGCTTTAGAAGACGATTTCGCTAAAGGTATGAAGTTTGCTCTTGGCGCTTTATATTTGTTTACAATTAACACCATTTTTATTGCTTTGGCTACGTTTTTAGTAGTTAAAGTTTTAAAATTCCCCATGCTTAAATATGTTAATTCTGCCAAAAGAAGACGTACTGGTAGAATAGCAACTTTTTTAGCCATCATAGTTATGATACCTGCTTTGTGGACCTTTGTAAAGGTGTTAAGTGAAAGCAGGTTTGAAAGAGATGCTAGAAATTTTATAAACAAAGAGTTAAGTGCATTACCACATGCAGACTATATTATAAAAAACGCCTCTTATAAATATTCCGATAGTGATAAGTTAATATCTTCAATTGAACTGAATACATTTGGATTGGATGAAATACCAGAAAGCACCATAGCATTGCTTGAAGATAGGTTGAAAAAATATGATGCTCTAAAAAATGTAAATCTAATTTTCAACCAAAACAGAAACAAGAATCTTGACAATTTGAAATATATGGAGCAAATTAGATATCGAGATTCTATAGACATGCTATCACAATCACAAAAAATTGTATTTCTTGAAGGGAAACTAAAAAGTTTGGCAAAACTGGAAGCGCAACAAATTCCGTTTGATAAGTTAACAAAAGAGGTTAAAATTAACTATGAAAATGTATCTAGATTATCATATTCTACAGTTATAACCTCAAACTTTTCAAAAATAGATACATTATCTGTTTTTACGGTAAAGTGGAATGAAGGCTCTATTAAGGAAGCCAATATTTTAAAGCAACAAAATCAATTAGAACGTTGGTTAAAACAGCGGTTTGATTTGGATAGTTTGGTTATTAAACGGGAAAAATAG
- a CDS encoding mannose-1-phosphate guanylyltransferase has protein sequence MKNKNYYAILMAGGVGSRFWPVSTEAFPKQFHDMLGTGDTLIQKTFYRLANLIPKENIFILTNERYNDLVLEQLPEVTQRQVVLEPAMRNTAPCILYASLKIQKENPDAVMIVAPSDHWIEDEATFSKNVQQAFDFCSKNNALMTLGIQPTFPNTGYGYIEFDKISAEAIKSVNQFREKPDYETAKQFIAQGNFLWNAGIFMWSVKSVIEAFKNNQPQLYALFEGGMGTYNTELETHFIKDNYPNADNVSVDYAIMEKSNNVFVIAAEFDWNDLGTWGSLYDKLDKDSAGNAVVHAKTLAEDASGNMIRTKKDKIVVVDGLQDYIIVDKDEVLLIYPKTKEQDIKQVLQKVKDEFGEHYG, from the coding sequence ATGAAAAACAAAAATTATTACGCCATATTAATGGCAGGCGGTGTGGGCTCACGCTTTTGGCCAGTAAGCACCGAAGCATTCCCTAAGCAGTTTCACGATATGTTAGGAACGGGCGATACCTTAATTCAAAAAACGTTTTATAGGTTAGCAAATTTAATTCCGAAGGAAAATATCTTTATACTAACCAATGAGCGTTATAACGATCTGGTTTTAGAACAATTACCGGAAGTTACACAACGCCAAGTAGTGTTAGAACCCGCCATGCGAAATACCGCACCGTGTATTTTGTATGCATCATTAAAAATTCAAAAAGAAAATCCCGATGCTGTTATGATTGTGGCACCAAGTGACCATTGGATTGAAGACGAAGCTACATTTTCGAAAAATGTACAACAAGCTTTCGATTTTTGTTCAAAAAACAATGCGTTAATGACGCTTGGTATTCAACCAACTTTTCCAAATACCGGCTATGGGTATATTGAGTTTGATAAAATATCCGCGGAAGCGATAAAATCGGTCAATCAATTTAGAGAAAAACCCGATTACGAAACCGCCAAACAATTTATTGCACAAGGCAACTTTTTGTGGAATGCAGGCATTTTTATGTGGAGTGTAAAAAGTGTTATTGAGGCTTTTAAAAATAACCAACCTCAATTATATGCCCTTTTTGAAGGAGGAATGGGTACTTATAATACCGAGTTGGAAACACATTTTATAAAGGATAACTACCCAAATGCCGATAATGTTTCGGTAGATTATGCCATCATGGAAAAGTCTAATAATGTGTTTGTAATTGCTGCGGAATTTGACTGGAACGATTTAGGGACTTGGGGTAGCTTATATGATAAATTAGATAAAGATAGTGCGGGCAATGCCGTAGTGCATGCCAAAACCTTAGCAGAAGATGCTTCGGGCAACATGATTAGAACCAAAAAAGATAAAATTGTTGTGGTTGATGGGCTGCAAGATTATATAATTGTAGATAAAGATGAGGTGTTGCTTATTTATCCAAAAACCAAAGAGCAGGACATTAAACAAGTGCTTCAAAAGGTGAAAGATGAATTTGGTGAACACTATGGGTAG
- a CDS encoding SprT-like domain-containing protein gives MQNKLQDYISSNAMPQVLKLLEHEHLVVKIKNERKTRHGDYMRLPNGKHQITINSNLNEYRFLITLIHEIAHFEAYKTYGRFIKPHGIEWKKTFQHLMLPFLNPEIFPTALLPLLAKHFKNPKASSDSDAILALALKQFDEPNNKTFIFEVPLGQTFKLYNGKVFKMGVKRTKRFECIEVKTGRLYLFNPNAEVELIPAKAGIL, from the coding sequence ATGCAAAACAAACTACAAGACTATATTTCTTCCAATGCTATGCCACAAGTTTTAAAACTTTTAGAGCACGAACATTTGGTAGTAAAAATAAAGAATGAGCGTAAAACCCGCCATGGCGATTATATGCGTTTGCCCAACGGCAAGCATCAAATTACTATAAATTCAAACTTAAATGAATACCGGTTTTTAATTACCTTAATTCACGAAATAGCACATTTTGAAGCTTATAAAACCTATGGGCGTTTTATAAAACCACATGGCATAGAGTGGAAAAAAACGTTTCAACACTTAATGTTGCCGTTTTTAAATCCTGAAATTTTTCCAACAGCCTTATTGCCGCTTTTGGCGAAACATTTCAAAAACCCTAAAGCATCCAGCGATAGTGATGCTATATTAGCATTGGCACTAAAGCAATTTGACGAACCTAATAATAAAACCTTTATTTTTGAAGTACCTTTAGGGCAAACCTTTAAATTATACAATGGAAAAGTATTTAAAATGGGTGTGAAGCGAACCAAACGGTTTGAATGTATTGAGGTGAAAACAGGAAGACTATACCTTTTTAACCCCAATGCCGAAGTAGAACTAATTCCTGCGAAGGCAGGAATCTTATAA
- a CDS encoding 3-keto-disaccharide hydrolase, whose amino-acid sequence MHINSLFQHFFLFSFILFFSSSYSQIETIEDSDWIPLFNGKNLDGWTVKINGKPINENIHNTFYVENGMLKVSYDGYEKFDMQFGHIFTNIAYSHYIVRVDYKILGTGMPDAPQWTNLNSGIMLHAQSPQSMRIDQAFPVSLEGQFLAEGATAGTQTGNAVTPGMHIEIDGKLNKEHIINSNSKLFPVDTWVTFEAEVNGHEEIIYRINGEEVIRFTHPQLDDTDNDAKRLIAAGASKHVSYGHIALQAEGQPIWFKNIKIKVLEK is encoded by the coding sequence ATGCATATCAACTCGCTATTCCAACACTTTTTCTTGTTTTCATTTATACTTTTTTTCTCTTCCTCTTATTCCCAAATAGAAACTATTGAAGACTCGGACTGGATTCCTCTTTTCAATGGTAAAAACTTAGATGGCTGGACTGTTAAAATTAACGGTAAGCCAATAAATGAAAACATACACAATACCTTTTATGTGGAGAATGGCATGCTTAAAGTTTCCTATGACGGCTATGAAAAATTTGATATGCAGTTTGGTCATATCTTCACAAACATAGCTTATTCACATTATATAGTTAGAGTTGATTACAAAATCCTTGGTACTGGAATGCCCGATGCACCTCAGTGGACAAATTTAAATAGTGGCATCATGCTCCATGCACAATCACCTCAAAGTATGCGTATTGACCAAGCCTTTCCTGTTAGCCTCGAAGGACAATTTCTTGCAGAAGGCGCAACTGCTGGAACACAAACCGGTAACGCGGTTACACCGGGCATGCATATTGAAATTGATGGAAAACTCAATAAAGAACATATTATTAATTCAAATTCAAAACTCTTCCCAGTAGATACATGGGTAACCTTTGAAGCAGAAGTTAACGGGCATGAAGAGATAATTTACAGAATAAATGGCGAAGAAGTCATTCGATTTACCCATCCGCAACTTGATGACACAGATAACGATGCCAAACGATTAATTGCTGCCGGAGCCAGTAAGCATGTTAGCTATGGACACATTGCCTTACAAGCGGAAGGACAACCCATATGGTTTAAAAATATCAAAATTAAAGTGTTAGAGAAGTGA